The following coding sequences are from one Streptomyces sp. NBC_01485 window:
- a CDS encoding LacI family DNA-binding transcriptional regulator — MVQSVGIKDVARAAGVSVGTVSNVINRPDTVATETRARVLSAIDRLGYVRSESARQLRAGRSRIMGLLVLDMGNPFFVDVARGAERAARDAGLGVMVCNSAESAGEEAEYLSLFAEQRVRGVLLTPADATGRNIASFRRHGIPFVLVDRVSEGTTECSVSVDDVAGGALAVRHLVDAGHRSLAYVSGPPGFTQVRDRRTGALNALAEAGLGPQHLRELPTERLDVAAGRDAGARLLGLADRPTAVFCANDLLALGVLQAMYAAGVGVPDDLAIVGYDDIEFAAAAAVPLTSVRQPAVTMGALAAEMLLEETEDSDERGANGGRHEHRRVVLQPELVVRRSSLSAR, encoded by the coding sequence ATGGTCCAGTCGGTGGGTATCAAGGACGTCGCCCGTGCCGCCGGGGTCTCCGTCGGCACGGTGTCCAACGTCATCAACCGCCCGGACACCGTCGCCACCGAGACCCGGGCGCGCGTCCTCTCGGCGATAGACCGGCTCGGCTACGTCCGCAGCGAGTCCGCCCGCCAGTTGCGCGCGGGGCGCAGCCGGATCATGGGGCTGCTCGTCCTGGACATGGGCAACCCCTTCTTCGTGGACGTCGCCCGTGGCGCCGAGCGGGCCGCCCGGGACGCCGGGCTCGGCGTGATGGTCTGCAACAGCGCCGAGAGCGCCGGCGAGGAGGCCGAGTACCTGTCGCTCTTCGCCGAGCAGCGGGTGCGGGGCGTGCTGCTCACCCCGGCCGACGCGACCGGCCGCAACATCGCCTCCTTCCGCCGGCACGGCATCCCCTTCGTGCTCGTCGACCGGGTCTCCGAGGGCACCACCGAGTGCTCGGTGTCGGTGGACGACGTGGCGGGCGGCGCGCTCGCCGTACGGCACCTCGTCGACGCGGGGCACCGTTCCCTCGCGTACGTCAGCGGCCCGCCCGGCTTCACCCAGGTCCGCGACCGCCGTACCGGCGCCCTGAACGCGCTCGCCGAGGCGGGCCTCGGCCCCCAGCACCTGCGCGAGCTGCCCACCGAACGGCTGGACGTCGCCGCCGGACGGGACGCGGGCGCCCGCCTGCTCGGCCTCGCCGACCGCCCGACCGCCGTGTTCTGCGCCAACGACCTGCTCGCCCTCGGCGTCCTGCAGGCCATGTACGCGGCCGGCGTCGGCGTCCCCGACGACCTCGCCATCGTCGGCTACGACGACATCGAGTTCGCCGCCGCCGCGGCCGTCCCCCTCACCTCCGTGCGCCAGCCCGCCGTCACCATGGGCGCCCTGGCCGCGGAGATGCTGCTCGAGGAGACCGAGGACAGCGACGAGCGGGGAGCGAACGGCGGGCGGCACGAACACCGGCGGGTCGTGCTCCAGCCGGAGCTGGTGGTACGCCGCTCCAGCCTCTCGGCGCGCTGA